The window TTTCGTCCTGACAAGGCAGCCGCGCAGCGCGCGAGGAGGCGGCCTGGTGGCCGCCGCACGAGCGACGCGAGCAGCAACGCAGTCAGGGCGGAAAAGGCCCGCGTGAATGCCGCGGGCTACCCGAGCTCCTCGACGGTGCCCTGCTTCATGCGGAGGCGCCGCCCGGCGCGCAGCGCCAGCTCGGAGCTGTGGGTCACCATGACGATCGTCACGCCGCCGCCGGCGTTGACCTCCTGGAGGAAGGCCATGATCGAGCCTTCCGTCTCCTCGTCCAGCTCGCCGGTGGGCTCATCGGCCAGGACGATGCGCGGCGCGTTGATGAAGGCGCGGGCGATCGCAACTCGCTGCTGCTCGCCGCCGGAAAGCTGCGAGGGGTAGCGATTCGTCTTGTCGCCGAGACCGACGCGCTCGAGCAGGCGGACGGCCTCCGCCCGCGGCCGCACCGCCCCGAAGGCCGTGGGCAGCAGGACGTTCTCCGCCGCGGTCAGCGTCGGCAGCAGGCTCGCGAACTGGTAGATGAACCCGAATTTCTCGTTGCGCAGCCGCGAGCGGGCGTGGTCGTCGAAGCCCCAGATGTCGACGCCGTCGATCGTCACCGTCCCGGTGTCCGGCCGGGCCAGCCCGCCGATCAGCGAGAGCAGCGTGCTCTTGCCGCTGCCGGAGTGGCCGACGATCGAGACGAACTGGCCGTCCGGTATCGTCAGGTCCAGCGTGCTCACCGCGCGGACCGGCTCGCGGGACACCGTGTAGGTCCTCGAGACCTGCCGCAGCTCGATCACGACCCGCCCCCCGTGCCGCGGCGCGCGAGCGAGACCAGCGCCGCGACCTGCACCAGGCCCACGGCGCTGCCGATGAACCGGACGCTCGGCACCATGCCGTAGTGGCACGGCATGTCGGGATTGGCACAGTAGCGCGTGATGCCGGGCGCGACGACCGCCGCGACGCAGACAGCCGCGGCGAGCGCCGTCAGCGCCATGGCGGCGCCGCGCTGCCGCAGCGCGAACAGCCCCGCGCCAGCCCCCAGGAGCAGCGCGCCCGCGACGTACTCCGCGCGCGCCGCGTCGGTGCAGTGCATGCGGCCGCGCCCGAGCTGCTCGCACGTCGGGAAGACGAACCGCGGCACGGCGAGCAGGAGCGCGCCGCCGAGGACGGCGGCCAGGGCGGCGGCGATCCTCATGGCAGGGCCTGCTGGAGCTGCCCGAAGTCCAGGGTCGGGCCGGGCGCCGCAGCCGCGTCGCGGAAGGCGGCGACGCCCCAGCCCATCGGCGTCGCGTACGCCTTCTTGTCGACGACGAACCGGGCCGCGCCCGCGTCGATCCATTCGCCGGAAGGGAAGTCCCGCACCGCGGCGGCGAAGCCCGCCGGGTGCGTGCGCTTGATGAACGCGACCAGATCGCCGATATCGCAGAAGTAGCTGGCGACGCCGGCGGCGACCAGCCGCGCGGTGAAGCGGCCGGCACCCTGCCCGGTCATGCCGCACTCGGCGCACGTGAAGCTCTGTGGCTCCGGCGCGGCGTCCGCCGCCCGTGCGGCCCGCAGGACGGCGAGCCCGCAGAGGGCGAAAGCGAGCGCGGCGGCGAGGACGAGCCGCCTCACGGCTTGCGCCCCCCGTCCAGGTCCCCCTTGAGGGAATCGGCGGCCGTCTCGTCGAAGACGCGCAGCGCTTCGTACTGCTCCTGCGCGCCCGCGCGGTCCCCGGCGTGCAGGAGCGCCCGTCCGAGGTTCACGCGTGCCGTCGCGTACCGCGGCCGCAGGGCGACGGCCTGGCGCAGCGCCGCGATCTGCTCCTTCGTCCGGCCGAGCTTGCCGTAGGAGAATGCGAGGTTGTTGTAGAGCACGGGGTCGTTGGGCCGCGCCTTCTTCGCCTCCAGGTACGAGGCGACGGCGTCCTCGTAGCGGCCGAGGCGATTGTACGTGTTGCCGAGCTTGAGGTGCGCAAAGCTGCGGCCGGGCTCGATCGCCAGCACCTTGAGCAGCGCGTCGGCCTCCTTCTCGAAGGCCTGCCCGCGCTCGTAGAGGTCGGCGATGTGCATCCAGGAGTCCGTGTCCCGGGGGTTGGCCCGCACGGTCTCCTGGAGCTCCGCCATCTCGTCGCGGACCGGCGTCCGGGCCTCCGGGGGCGGCTGCGGCTTCTCCGAGCAGGCCGCGAGGGTCGTCAGGACCGCCAGGGCGGCCGCGAGCAGGCGCAGTCTGGTCATTCCGAGCTCCGTATCGCTTCGTAGGGTTCCGACCGGACCGCCGACCAGGCCGGCAGCAGCGCCGAAAGCAGCCCGGTGGCGAGCGCGATCACCAACGCCCCGGCGGTGAGCAGGACCAGGTCCTGCGTCTCCGGGAACAGGTACGGCAGGCGCAGGTGGTGCAGCATCAGCCCCTTGAAGCTCAGGAGGATGCTGTAGCCGAGGACCACGCCGGCGGCGCCGCCGGCCGTCGAGAGCAGCCCGGCCTCGGTGAGGATCACCCGCGTGAGCTGCCCGCGGGCCGCGCCCATGGCCCGCAGCAGGCCGATCTCCCGACGCCGCTCGTTGACGATCATCGAGAAGGCGAAGCCCATGATCAGCAGGACGATCCCCCAGAGGACGGCGCTGATGACGAATATCGCGCGGATCAGGCCCCCGAGTTGGTGGCGCACCGTGCTGATGACCGTGTCCGAGGCGATCGCCTTCACGCCCGGCACGTCGTGCTCGATACGGATCGCGACCCGGTCCGGGGTCATGTCGTCGTTGATCTGCACCAGCACCGTCGAGATCTTGTCCCGCCCGATCTCCAGCGGCTTGACGGCCGCCCCTTTGGAGGCCTCGGCCATCCGGTAGGCCGACTCCATGCTCATGAAAGCGGCCCGGTCGAAGAAGTCCATGCCGGTGCGCTCCATCGTGCCCGCCACGCGGAAACCCGAGCCGAAGAACGGGATCTCGTTGCCGGGCACCACCGGGATCTCGCGCCCGGTGATGACCTCCCAGAGCGCGAGCGGGCGCCCGAGGTGCTTCTTGAGCCACGGGCGAACGGTGAAGTCCGTGTCGGGGTCGAACGCCACGAGGAAGACGTCGACGTTGAAGCAGCAGGTGAAGCTCGTGGGCTGGATGAAGAGCTGGGGCGTCACGGCCTTGACGCCGTCGACCGCCCGCACCTGGTCGAGGACCGCGCGGTCCATCACGAACTGCGTCGGGTGGCCCGAGAGCAGCGCCTCGCGCGCGACCCCCTCGGCCTCGTGCGGCACGACCAGGATGTCCGCGCCGAGCCGGTACGTGCCCAGGCGCAGCGCGTTGTTGATGCTCTTGAGGAAGAGCGTCGCCGAGAAGAGCGTGCACGAGACGACGGCGACGATCGCCAGCAGCAGCCACGTGCGGGCGGACTTGCGCTTCAGGTTGCGGCGCGCCAGCGTCGTGATATTCATGGCTCTATCTTACTTGATGCGGCGCCAGCGCGGGCGATGCGCCCCGCCGGAGACGGAAACGCCGGCGGCGGGGCCTGCCCGCGCGCCGGCGTCCCCGGTCGGTTCGCTACTTCTTCCAGTCCACCACGATGCCGCAGAGCAGCGGGGACTTGTTGTCCATCGTGACCTCGACGCCCTCCTTCTTGTGGCAGGCGAGGCACAGGGAAACTTCCTTCGTCACCTTCCGGGTCTCGACGTCCATGAGCGCCAGGATGCTGTCGTTCCCGTAGGTCCGGGCCGGCAGCAGGGCGGTCTTGCCGTCCGGCGAGAACTCCACGTCGTGGAGGTTCACCTCGTCCGGGAGGACGATCTTCTCGACGACCTTGTCCGTCTTGGTGTCGATGACCACGATCTGCGGCTTCTGGTTGCGCGGGCCGAGGTTGGGCTTGCCGGGGCCCTGCGGCCCGTACTCGTTCGGCGCCGTCACCCAGAGGTGCTCCCCATCCGGGGCCATCGTGATCTGGTGGATGAACGTCATGGCCGGGTCGGAGATCGTCGCGATCTTCTGCTTGGTCTTCCAGTCGATGACGTAGACGAGGCCGAGCGGCATGTCGGAGATGTACGCCTTCTCCTTGTTCTTCGTCCAGGCGATGCCGCAGAGAGCGGCGCCGACGGGCATCTTGTCGACGGTCTTCAGCGTCTTGGAGTCCCAGACGTAGACGTTGCCGTCCGCCATGTCCTCCATGTAGAGCAGTCCGTCCGGGCCGACGATGACGTCGCAGAACTTCTTGCCGACGTCCATGGCCTCGCTCTTCTTCTTGCTCTCCAGGTCGTAGATGACGACCTTGCCGTTGAGCAGCCCGACCACGAGCTTGCTGCCGACGAGCGCGCTGCCGTGGGATCCGCCGCCGGCCTTCGACTTCTCAAAATCCATGCCGGCGATCTTGCCTTCCATCTCCGAACCGGCCTCGGTGATGACGATCCGGTCGCTATCCTCTGTCGGCTCGCGCAGCGTCGAAAGGTCGACGACAGCGAGATGCCCGCCATGGCCGGCGATGTACGCCGTCCCCTTGAGCTCCCCGGCCGCGGCCACCTTCGAACCGCACAGAGCGACCGCCATCACGAGCATCGCACCCAGCGTCCCAGCCAATGCCTTCTTCATCATGCCTTCTTCTCCTTCCCCCATGTCAGCCGCGAGTCGCCTCGCGCGTCCTGTTGCCTGCCCAATCCGTCGCCGTGGCCAACTGCGTCGATCGTCTCTACCGTCTACCACCTCCCTGATGCAGTACGTTCACGGTGAGTCTCGAAGACGGGCGGAGATTGCTGCTCTCGCCTGGACGAGTGCGTGGATCAGGGCATCCATCACCGTCTTTCGTAACCATACGCCTAGGAATTTAGTTTGGATTTATTTCATTGTCAATGAAGTAAATAGGAATTGTTGTATTGTGAATAAGAAATCAATGGTTGGTGAATGCACGCACAATATTAGCAAGTTGATTGATTTTCTGGGCGGCTTCGGGGCAGACATCAGCATCGCACGCAGATCTTGACGACTTGGGCGCCGCGCGCGGGCGAGCGGGTACGGCCGCTGCGGTCAGTGGCCTGGAGGGGCGGGCGCCGCAGATCCCCCCGGAAGGAATCCCGGCTCCTGGACGATCTTCACCGCCGTCACGAAGTATCCCGTCTCGCCGAAGCAGCTCGTCGGGATGCCCACGTGCTGCTCGTAGGTCAGGGCCACCCGGGCGCCGATCGACTCGTTGATGCGCCGCGCGACCTCGTCGCTGCGGACGGTGAAGGGGAACTTCTCGGCCACCGTGCCGGGCATGGACACGAGGGCCATCTCCCCCTCCCAGGTCTTGCAGAGCCACCCCTTCTTCGAGAGCTTCTGGACGTAGCCGGCGCGCTCGCCGGCGGAGAAGCTCCAGGTGAGCACGAACCAGACGTAGGCGGCGGACGCCAGGGCGGCGAGTGCGAGGATCGCGGCAAACCACCGCAGCGGACGAAAGCCTCCAGGAGCCATTCAGTCCCTCCTCTTCGTCGATGTCGCCTGCCGGCTGCCGGCGTGTCCCGGGGGACGAGCGCCGCGGGTGACTCACCATACCTCCGCGGCGGGCGGTTCTCAAGCCCGCGCGGCCCAGCGCCCTGCCCCGGGGCACGGCGGGGGAAACCCTAGCCCAGGCTCATCGCCTTGAGCTTCTTCCAGAGCGTGACGCGGCTGATGCCCAGGTGCTTGGCCGCGAGCGTCTTGTTGCCCTTGAACTGCGCGAGCGCGGCGGTGATGCGGCCCCGCTCGTCGCCCTGCTGCACCGCCGGCTCCTGGCCCGGCTGGCCCTGGAAGAGGTAGTCGGGGAGGTCGGAGAGCTCGACGGTGTCGCCGCTGCAGGTGATGGCCGAGTGCTCGAGGGCGCTGATGAGCTGGCGCACGTTGCCGGGCCAGCGGTACTGGCACAGGATGTCCATGGCGCGCGCGCTCACGCGGCGGACCTCCTTGTTGTTGACGATCGAGATCTTCTTCAGGAAGTGCGCGGTCAGCGTCGGGACGTCGTCGGCGCGCTCGCGCAGCGCCGGCGTCCGGACCGGGATGGCGCTGATGCGGTAGAAGAGGTCCTCCCGGAAGCTGCCGGCACGGATCAGCCCGGGCAGGTCCCGGTTCGTGGCCGAGATGATCCGCACGTCGACGGGGATCGCCTCGTTCTCCCCCACGCGCTCGACCACCTTCTCCTCGAGGACCCGGAGCAGCTTCGCCTGCATCAGCGGCGACATGTCGCCGATCTCGTCGAGGAGGATGCTTCCCCCGTCCGCGGCCTCGAACCTCCCGACCCGGTCGCGAAGTGCGCCGGTGAACGAACCCCTCCGGTGGCCGAAGAGCTCGCTCTCGAGCAGGTTCTCGTTGAGCGCCGAGCAGTTGAGCTTGATGAAAGGCTTCTCCCGGCGCCGGCCCAGGGCGTGGATGGCGTTCGCGGTCAGGTTCTTGCCCGTGCCGCTCTCGCCGGTGATGAGCACCGGCGCCTCGCTGAGCGCGGCGTTGCGGATCTGCTCGTAGAGCCGCTGCATGGGGCTGCTCCACCCCAGCAGCCCCATGAACCAGTACTCCTGGCGCAGCTCCTCCTTGAGCTCCTCGAGCTCCAGCTCCTTCATGTAGAGCGAGGTCACGTCGGTCATGGTCTCGACCGCGCCGATGATCGCCCCCGTCTCGTCGCGCAGCACGGAGGCGTTCTTGAGCAGGTACACCCCCTTGCCGTCCTTGGCCCGGATGCGACAGCGCTTGTTGCAGATCGACCCGGCCTTGAAGAGCTCGCACTTCTTCTGCTTTCCCTCGTCGGTGAGCACCACGCAGGTGTCGGAGTCCAGGATCATGCAGGACTTGCCGATCACCTCTTCGCGCGAGAAGCCGCTGATCTCTTCCGCGGCCTTGTTGAAGAACAGTATCTTCCCGTCCTCGTCGATCACCATCATGCCGTCGCGCATGGTCTCGAAGACGTTGAGGAAGAACCGCGGGTCCTTGGCAAGTGCCTCGATGATCATGTTCATCTCTCCGTTACGTTCATGTGTTAGCGTTAATCTACATCTTAACATTAACGACGTCAACAGAACGTTATTACAACTCATAATATACTGATAATACTGATATTTGATGTTACATACAATTTGGCACGGCACTTGCTACAGTCAGATTACGTGATTGGATTGAACGATTTTGGAGCAACCTGGCGAGACCGGAGGGAGTGAAGGCGGAATGAAAGTGTTAATAGCGGTTGACGGTACCCGTGCCACCCAGGCCGTCCTTTCGACCTATGCGCACCTGCTGCGGCGCCCGGACGAGGTGGTCCTTCTTCACGTGCAGCGCCTCGAGGGCGACACCGCCATGATCGACATGCTTGGCGACGCCGAGCTGGCCACCCTCAAGGGCGCGCTCGCCGGCACGGAGCACCAGCGGGCCCTGGACGAGCGTGCCGCCAGGATCCTCGAGCACTACGGCTCCCGTCTGGCGGCGCCGGGCACCGCGGTGCGGGGTCTCGTGCGCGCCGGCCGCCCGGCCGACGAGATCCTGGCCGTGGCGTCCGAGGAGAAGGCGGACCTCGTCATCCTGGGCGCCAGCCGGAAGAACCGCCTGGACCGCCTGATCACCGGCAGCGTGGCCGCCGAGGTCGAAGAGCTGGCGGGCGTCCCGGTCATGCGCGCGCGCCGGGTGGTCGTCTGCGAGGAACCCTACAGCTGGAGCGACGCGCGCGCCGCGATCGCGGTCTGCTCCTGCGTCGCGCTCGGACTCTTTCTGCTGCGGTTCGTCGTCCCCTAGGGACCGCGGGCACGCAGGCACGACAACGATTGGCAAACGCAAGGGAGGAAACGGGAACCATGAAGAAGATCCTGGTGGCAGTGGACGAAAGCAAGGGCTCGAGCGGCGTGCTCACCATCTTCCGCAATCTGGTGCGGCCGCCCGAGGAAGTGATCCTGCTCTATGTGCAGCGCCTCGAGGGCCGGTCGCTGATGATCGACATGCTCGGGGAGGCGGAGCTCGCGACCCTGCGCGAGGCGCTGGAGGGGACCGAGCACAAGGACGCCCTCGACCGCAGGGCGGAGCGGGTCCTGGCGCACTACAAGAGGGAGTTCGAGACCCGCGGGCTCTTCCGGATCAAGACCGTCTGCCGCGAGGGCATCCCGGCGGAGCAGATCCTCAAGGTGGCCGCCGAGGAGGGCGCGGATCTCATCATCGCCGGGAGCAACGGCACGCAGGGGCTCGACCGGCTCATCAGCGGGAGCGTCAGCCGCGAGCTGCAGCTGAACGCCTCGATCCCCGTGGTCGTGGTCAACGGCGCGGCGGGGTCGGCGGAGGCGCAGGCCGAGGGCGGCCTCAAGTCGCTGGTCCTGAACGAGCAGTGCTGACCCCCGGGCGAACCCGGGAGGAAGAAGGGAGCGTGGCGATGAAGCGGATACTGATCCCGGTCGACGGCAGCCGCGGGACCCGCGACATCTTCGCCGTGTGCGGGAGCATCGTGCGGCCGGCGGAGGAAGTGATCCTCCTGCACGTCGAGCAGCTGGGGGGGAAGACCCTGATGCTCGAGATGCTGGGCGAGGCCGAGATGGCGACCCTGCGGGAGGCGATCCAGGACACGCCGTTCAAGGAGCGGCTCGACGAGCGGACCGGCGCCATCCTCGCGTTCTGCCGCTCGAAGCTCGAGGCGCTCGGCGTGCGGAACGTCCGGACGATGGTCCGCGAGGGCGCGCCGGCGGAGGAGATCCTGAAGGTGGCGGCGGAAAGGCAGGTGGACCTCATCGTGCTCGGCAGCAACGGCGGCACGGCCATGGACCAGCTGATTTCCGGCTCGGTGACGAAGGAGGTCGAGCGCGGGGCGCGCGTCCCGGTGCTCGTCGTGACGAACAGCGGCGGCGGGGAGGCCGCCCTGGCCTGGAGGGAGGCGTATGCTGCACGGTAGTTTTCTATCGGTGCTCACCGCGGTCGTGATGGGCGGGGCCCTCGGCTTCGTCATGCAGCGCGGCCGCTTCTGCCTGAACACGGCGTTCCGCGACGTCATCTTCATCAAGGACTACACCATGTTCCGGGCCTACCTGCTCGCGGTCGTCGTGGCGATCATCGGGGCCAACTTCCTGGAGCAGATGGGGTGGCTCGCGGGCTACAGCGCCCAGGCCCAGCAGGTGGTGTCCTACACGCTCCTGCGCCAGAACTTCGTCCCGGTGGCGAACATCGCCGGCGGCTTCCTCTTCGGGCTGGGGATCGTGCTGGCCGGCGGGTGCGCCAGCGGCATCGTCTACCGCCTCGGCGAGGGGCAGGTCTCGGCCCTGATCGCCACGTTCGGCTTCTTCTTCGGGATCGTGATGACGCAGACCGGGATGATCAGCCCGGCGCAGAAGTTCCTCTCCGGCCTCACGATGCCGATCGGCGGCGTCACGAACCCGGCCATCTGGGACCTCTTCGGCGGGAGTCCCACGGCGAAGTGGGCGACGATCGCGGTCTTCTGCGCGGCGGTGCTGGTCTTCGTCTTCATGGGCAAGCCCACCTTCGGCAAGAGCGGCAAGGGCTACAGCTGGGGGCTGACCGGCCTGCTGCTCGGGCTGCTCACCGCCGGCGCCTGGTGGGTCTCCTCCAGGTTCGGCGGGATGCCGCGCGGCCTCGCGATCACCACGCCGCTGCGGGAGGCCTTCTCCTCCCTGCTCTTCAACCACTCCTACTCGCCCTTCCCGGAGTTCAGCTTCTTCGGCATCTTCAACGGGACCTGGGGCGTGCCCTTCATCTTCGCGGTGCCCCTTGGGGCGTACCTGAGCGCCGTCAGCCTCAAGGAGTTCAAGTGGAAGACCCCGCCGGCCAAGGAGGCGCTGACCGTCTTCTTCGGCAGCATCCTCATGGGCATCGGCGCCGTCATCGCCGGAGGCTGCAACCTCGGGCACGGCGTGACCGGGATGTCGACGATGGCGGTCTCCAGCCTCGTGGCCATCAGCGCGATCATCCTCGGCAACTGGACCATGGTCTACTTCAAGTTCATCAAGCCCATGGAGGACATGGACTAGCTCGTCCTGCGGCCGGTCGCCTCCGCCCGTCCTGGCGCGGCGGCGGCCGGCCCTTTCCGCCTCTCGCTTCCGCCGCGGTGGTCCCACCGCGCCTCCCTCCGTACCTGATTTCTTTTCTTTGGATTTGACAAAGCCCGGAACTCCCGCTAAGCAGGGAGTACCGGCGGCGCGCCGGCGTCGGACCGCCGGCCCGGGCGCCACGTGGCAGGGCATGTGTCTTGCTTAGGTTGCTGAGGCGTGGCATGGAGGAGCCACTCACGACGAGCGACGGGAGTGCAGGGAACGCAGCGAGAACGGTTGGACTGTCTTGAGCCCGACCTGCTGGGCGGGATCGGGCCGGAAGGGAGAACGCTCATGAAGAAGGCATCGGCAACACTGTTCGCTCTGGTCTTCGCTTTGCTGCTCCCGTGCGGAGCCCGGGCCGCCGGCGACGACCTGATCAAGCGCATGAACGAGATCCTCCAGAAGGCGCCCGCCGAGGGCGAGTTCCAGATCAAGGCGGCGGACCTCGCGAAGATGATCTCCGAGAAGAAGAACGACTTCCTCGTCGTCGACGTCCGGATCGCCCCCCCCGCCGGTCCCGGCCAGCAGGGCGGGAAGATCCCGGGCTCGATCTGGATCCCGGTCGACCAGATCCTCAAGGACGAGAACATCAAGAAGCTCCCCAAGGACAAGAAGATCGTCCTGGTCTGCGTCACGGGGCAGACGACGGCGCTCCCCATCCTCCCGCTGCGCGCGCTCGGCTACAACGTCGTGTCGCTCAAGTACGGCATGAGCTCCTGGGCCAAGGGGTACTTCGGCGGCCAGTTCATGCAGAAGGCCCTCGGGGAGGCGAACTACCCCGTC is drawn from bacterium and contains these coding sequences:
- a CDS encoding ABC transporter ATP-binding protein, with product MIELRQVSRTYTVSREPVRAVSTLDLTIPDGQFVSIVGHSGSGKSTLLSLIGGLARPDTGTVTIDGVDIWGFDDHARSRLRNEKFGFIYQFASLLPTLTAAENVLLPTAFGAVRPRAEAVRLLERVGLGDKTNRYPSQLSGGEQQRVAIARAFINAPRIVLADEPTGELDEETEGSIMAFLQEVNAGGGVTIVMVTHSSELALRAGRRLRMKQGTVEELG
- a CDS encoding YncE family protein; this encodes MMKKALAGTLGAMLVMAVALCGSKVAAAGELKGTAYIAGHGGHLAVVDLSTLREPTEDSDRIVITEAGSEMEGKIAGMDFEKSKAGGGSHGSALVGSKLVVGLLNGKVVIYDLESKKKSEAMDVGKKFCDVIVGPDGLLYMEDMADGNVYVWDSKTLKTVDKMPVGAALCGIAWTKNKEKAYISDMPLGLVYVIDWKTKQKIATISDPAMTFIHQITMAPDGEHLWVTAPNEYGPQGPGKPNLGPRNQKPQIVVIDTKTDKVVEKIVLPDEVNLHDVEFSPDGKTALLPARTYGNDSILALMDVETRKVTKEVSLCLACHKKEGVEVTMDNKSPLLCGIVVDWKK
- a CDS encoding FtsX-like permease family protein produces the protein MNITTLARRNLKRKSARTWLLLAIVAVVSCTLFSATLFLKSINNALRLGTYRLGADILVVPHEAEGVAREALLSGHPTQFVMDRAVLDQVRAVDGVKAVTPQLFIQPTSFTCCFNVDVFLVAFDPDTDFTVRPWLKKHLGRPLALWEVITGREIPVVPGNEIPFFGSGFRVAGTMERTGMDFFDRAAFMSMESAYRMAEASKGAAVKPLEIGRDKISTVLVQINDDMTPDRVAIRIEHDVPGVKAIASDTVISTVRHQLGGLIRAIFVISAVLWGIVLLIMGFAFSMIVNERRREIGLLRAMGAARGQLTRVILTEAGLLSTAGGAAGVVLGYSILLSFKGLMLHHLRLPYLFPETQDLVLLTAGALVIALATGLLSALLPAWSAVRSEPYEAIRSSE
- a CDS encoding DUF4418 family protein, with the translated sequence MRIAAALAAVLGGALLLAVPRFVFPTCEQLGRGRMHCTDAARAEYVAGALLLGAGAGLFALRQRGAAMALTALAAAVCVAAVVAPGITRYCANPDMPCHYGMVPSVRFIGSAVGLVQVAALVSLARRGTGGGS
- a CDS encoding rhodanese-like domain-containing protein gives rise to the protein MKKASATLFALVFALLLPCGARAAGDDLIKRMNEILQKAPAEGEFQIKAADLAKMISEKKNDFLVVDVRIAPPAGPGQQGGKIPGSIWIPVDQILKDENIKKLPKDKKIVLVCVTGQTTALPILPLRALGYNVVSLKYGMSSWAKGYFGGQFMQKALGEANYPVE
- a CDS encoding tetratricopeptide repeat protein — translated: MTRLRLLAAALAVLTTLAACSEKPQPPPEARTPVRDEMAELQETVRANPRDTDSWMHIADLYERGQAFEKEADALLKVLAIEPGRSFAHLKLGNTYNRLGRYEDAVASYLEAKKARPNDPVLYNNLAFSYGKLGRTKEQIAALRQAVALRPRYATARVNLGRALLHAGDRAGAQEQYEALRVFDETAADSLKGDLDGGRKP
- a CDS encoding universal stress protein translates to MKKILVAVDESKGSSGVLTIFRNLVRPPEEVILLYVQRLEGRSLMIDMLGEAELATLREALEGTEHKDALDRRAERVLAHYKREFETRGLFRIKTVCREGIPAEQILKVAAEEGADLIIAGSNGTQGLDRLISGSVSRELQLNASIPVVVVNGAAGSAEAQAEGGLKSLVLNEQC
- a CDS encoding universal stress protein: MKRILIPVDGSRGTRDIFAVCGSIVRPAEEVILLHVEQLGGKTLMLEMLGEAEMATLREAIQDTPFKERLDERTGAILAFCRSKLEALGVRNVRTMVREGAPAEEILKVAAERQVDLIVLGSNGGTAMDQLISGSVTKEVERGARVPVLVVTNSGGGEAALAWREAYAAR
- a CDS encoding universal stress protein, whose protein sequence is MKVLIAVDGTRATQAVLSTYAHLLRRPDEVVLLHVQRLEGDTAMIDMLGDAELATLKGALAGTEHQRALDERAARILEHYGSRLAAPGTAVRGLVRAGRPADEILAVASEEKADLVILGASRKNRLDRLITGSVAAEVEELAGVPVMRARRVVVCEEPYSWSDARAAIAVCSCVALGLFLLRFVVP
- a CDS encoding sigma 54-interacting transcriptional regulator, which produces MIIEALAKDPRFFLNVFETMRDGMMVIDEDGKILFFNKAAEEISGFSREEVIGKSCMILDSDTCVVLTDEGKQKKCELFKAGSICNKRCRIRAKDGKGVYLLKNASVLRDETGAIIGAVETMTDVTSLYMKELELEELKEELRQEYWFMGLLGWSSPMQRLYEQIRNAALSEAPVLITGESGTGKNLTANAIHALGRRREKPFIKLNCSALNENLLESELFGHRRGSFTGALRDRVGRFEAADGGSILLDEIGDMSPLMQAKLLRVLEEKVVERVGENEAIPVDVRIISATNRDLPGLIRAGSFREDLFYRISAIPVRTPALRERADDVPTLTAHFLKKISIVNNKEVRRVSARAMDILCQYRWPGNVRQLISALEHSAITCSGDTVELSDLPDYLFQGQPGQEPAVQQGDERGRITAALAQFKGNKTLAAKHLGISRVTLWKKLKAMSLG
- a CDS encoding YeeE/YedE family protein, translating into MLTAVVMGGALGFVMQRGRFCLNTAFRDVIFIKDYTMFRAYLLAVVVAIIGANFLEQMGWLAGYSAQAQQVVSYTLLRQNFVPVANIAGGFLFGLGIVLAGGCASGIVYRLGEGQVSALIATFGFFFGIVMTQTGMISPAQKFLSGLTMPIGGVTNPAIWDLFGGSPTAKWATIAVFCAAVLVFVFMGKPTFGKSGKGYSWGLTGLLLGLLTAGAWWVSSRFGGMPRGLAITTPLREAFSSLLFNHSYSPFPEFSFFGIFNGTWGVPFIFAVPLGAYLSAVSLKEFKWKTPPAKEALTVFFGSILMGIGAVIAGGCNLGHGVTGMSTMAVSSLVAISAIILGNWTMVYFKFIKPMEDMD